Proteins found in one Methanofollis fontis genomic segment:
- a CDS encoding winged helix-turn-helix transcriptional regulator — translation MGETPQKYKYSWGIEATLDVIGGKWKPLVIYQLKDGTLRFSQIMARVQPRITQRMLTKELRELEKDGLVNRKVYAQVPPKVEYSLTEKGYSLIPILDQLCDWGYEHMGDDIEFQCEE, via the coding sequence ATGGGTGAGACGCCGCAAAAATACAAGTACAGCTGGGGAATCGAAGCGACTCTGGATGTGATCGGGGGCAAATGGAAACCACTGGTCATATATCAACTCAAGGACGGAACGTTGCGTTTCAGCCAGATCATGGCTCGGGTACAGCCCAGGATCACCCAGAGGATGCTTACAAAAGAGCTTCGCGAACTTGAGAAAGACGGTCTCGTCAACAGAAAGGTGTACGCCCAGGTTCCGCCGAAAGTGGAGTATTCGCTCACGGAAAAAGGATATTCTCTGATTCCGATTCTCGATCAGCTCTGTGATTGGGGGTATGAACACATGGGGGACGACATCGAGTTCCAGTGTGAAGAATGA
- a CDS encoding flavodoxin, producing MKINDEKCLIAYYSRPGSNYVSGAIVDLPVGNTEVIAKMIHEMTAGDLFHIEPVHAYPEDYTETTEVAQQELRTNARPELASHLQNIASFEVIFLGYPNWWGTMPMLVFTFLEGSDLSGKTIVPFCTHEGSGLGRSVSDIRKMCPKSTVLEGLAIRGGDVRNAQNAVSGWLQRLGMKKEQ from the coding sequence ATGAAAATAAATGATGAAAAATGCCTGATCGCATATTATTCGCGCCCCGGCAGCAACTATGTCAGTGGAGCCATCGTGGACCTCCCGGTCGGCAACACGGAAGTCATAGCAAAGATGATCCACGAGATGACTGCAGGCGATCTGTTTCACATCGAACCGGTGCATGCGTATCCCGAAGATTATACAGAAACCACCGAGGTGGCACAGCAGGAACTGCGCACTAATGCCAGGCCGGAACTTGCCAGCCACCTGCAAAACATTGCTTCCTTTGAGGTGATCTTCCTCGGCTACCCCAACTGGTGGGGAACGATGCCGATGCTGGTGTTTACCTTCCTTGAGGGATCTGATCTCTCCGGAAAAACGATCGTTCCGTTCTGCACGCACGAGGGGAGCGGTCTCGGGCGAAGTGTTTCGGATATCAGAAAAATGTGCCCGAAGTCGACCGTCCTGGAGGGCCTTGCCATCCGGGGCGGAGACGTGAGGAATGCGCAGAACGCGGTATCCGGGTGGCTGCAGAGACTCGGGATGAAAAAAGAGCAGTAA
- a CDS encoding aldo/keto reductase: protein MLYRKVPKNGDELSILGFGCMRLPVKEDGSIDEEKATKQVRYAIDHGVNYVDTAWPYHMGESEPFLGRALADGYRERVKIATKLPSWLIESREDMDTFLNAQLEKLKTDHIDYYLVHALVGDLWDKVEKLGLADFLDRAKADGRIGNAGFSFHGANEDFNRIVDAYDWDICLIQYNLLDEKNQAGTAGLEYAASKGLGVVIMEPLRGGNLTKTVPQAVKEIWDEAPVQRSPAEWALRWVWNHPEVTVVLSGMNEEAHIQENLRIADQAYPDSLTEAELQLVKRVESRYRELLKVACTGCQYCMPCPAGVNIPLCFEEYNNLYLVDNPDEEKFMYAARLGGAVALGKPEYASLCVQCGECVEKCPQHIDIPVVLESVVEELEGPGFEERVAMARAMFKKT, encoded by the coding sequence ATGTTATACAGAAAAGTTCCAAAAAACGGAGACGAACTTTCCATCCTCGGATTCGGATGCATGCGTCTTCCGGTGAAAGAAGATGGTTCGATAGATGAAGAGAAGGCCACAAAGCAGGTACGCTATGCAATTGATCATGGTGTGAATTATGTTGATACGGCATGGCCCTATCATATGGGAGAGAGCGAGCCTTTCCTGGGCCGTGCCCTTGCCGATGGATACCGCGAGAGGGTAAAAATCGCAACAAAACTTCCTTCCTGGCTTATCGAGAGCCGGGAGGATATGGATACGTTCCTGAATGCCCAGCTGGAGAAACTCAAAACAGACCACATCGACTACTATCTGGTCCACGCTCTCGTTGGTGACCTGTGGGATAAGGTTGAGAAGTTGGGCTTGGCTGATTTCCTTGACAGGGCCAAAGCCGACGGTCGCATCGGGAATGCAGGTTTCTCCTTCCACGGCGCAAACGAGGATTTCAACCGGATCGTGGACGCCTATGACTGGGACATCTGCCTGATCCAGTACAACCTCCTGGACGAAAAGAACCAGGCAGGGACCGCGGGCCTTGAATACGCCGCCTCAAAAGGTCTTGGCGTCGTCATCATGGAGCCTCTCCGCGGAGGGAACCTGACAAAAACCGTGCCTCAGGCCGTTAAGGAGATCTGGGACGAAGCCCCGGTACAGAGGTCTCCTGCGGAATGGGCGCTCCGCTGGGTATGGAACCACCCGGAAGTCACGGTCGTCCTATCCGGCATGAACGAGGAGGCGCACATCCAGGAGAACCTCAGGATTGCCGATCAGGCATACCCGGACTCGCTGACAGAAGCAGAACTGCAGCTGGTAAAACGGGTGGAGAGCAGGTATCGCGAGCTGTTGAAAGTGGCCTGTACCGGCTGCCAGTACTGCATGCCCTGCCCGGCCGGGGTGAACATTCCCCTCTGCTTCGAGGAATACAACAACCTGTACCTGGTCGATAATCCCGATGAGGAAAAATTCATGTATGCTGCACGGCTTGGCGGCGCCGTCGCCCTCGGGAAACCCGAGTATGCATCCCTGTGTGTCCAATGCGGCGAGTGCGTTGAAAAATGCCCCCAGCACATTGACATTCCGGTAGTGCTCGAATCTGTCGTGGAAGAACTGGAAGGGCCAGGGTTTGAAGAGAGAGTGGCCATGGCACGGGCAATGTTCAAGAAGACGTGA
- a CDS encoding putative ATP-dependent zinc protease, whose translation MQPADIIRDLAFLAVEKDLAARFELPSEILLPLVFSLRFGGDWSYALGDRRSISVMKKTSVYDEETKMGASVEEIYLLVNPQIIESEGSVRRLEKCGDQPARLIVERPYRVRARADRILKMTVDPLAGEIRVGDVGITEIRFEGSPAYGLAHELEHLEKREIGGKRLSELRFV comes from the coding sequence ATGCAACCTGCCGACATCATCAGGGACCTCGCCTTCCTGGCGGTCGAAAAGGACCTTGCCGCACGTTTCGAACTCCCCTCCGAAATCCTCCTCCCCCTCGTCTTCTCCCTCAGGTTCGGGGGCGACTGGAGCTATGCGCTCGGGGACCGGAGGAGCATATCGGTGATGAAGAAGACCTCGGTCTATGACGAGGAGACGAAGATGGGCGCCTCTGTGGAGGAGATCTATCTGCTGGTGAACCCGCAGATCATCGAGAGCGAGGGGAGTGTCCGCAGGCTCGAAAAATGCGGGGATCAGCCCGCCCGCCTTATCGTGGAGCGCCCCTACCGGGTCAGGGCCCGGGCGGATCGGATCCTGAAGATGACGGTCGACCCCCTCGCCGGCGAGATCAGGGTCGGGGATGTGGGCATAACAGAGATCCGCTTCGAGGGCTCCCCGGCGTACGGCCTCGCCCACGAACTCGAGCACCTGGAGAAGAGGGAGATCGGGGGAAAGAGGCTGAGCGAACTCCGGTTTGTCTGA